The DNA window GCCGCGTATGTCCACGCGAAAACCAATGTGAAGGTAACTGTATCATGAATAAGGCGAAAAAACCGCCTATCAATATCGGTAAATTGGAACGCTTTGCTGCTGATTTTGAAAGTATCAATGAACTTCGCAAACCTAAGAAGATTAAACAAGATCTTGGTAAGGTTGCCGTTGTAGGTTCTGGCCCTGCAGGCTTGTCCGTAGCAGGTGATATCGCTAAACTTGGTTACAAGGTAACTGTATTCGAAGGTCAATCTGAACCAGGTGGCGTACTTTTATTCGGTATTCCAGAATTCCGTTTGTCTAAATCCGTTGTACGTCGTGAAATCGCTCGTCTTGAAGGTTTAGGCGTTAAATTCGTATGTAATACATTTATCGGTCAAGATAAAACATTGGATGAACTCTTCGCAGAAGGTTTTGACTCCATCTTTATCGGTACTGGTACACATATTCCTCAAGAAGTACGCATGGAAAATGATGAAGTGCATGGTGTATTCCAAGCAATGTACTTGTTGACGAATGTACAATTGGTAGAAAATGGCGAGCTTGATGCAGAGCAAATCCCTGTTAAAAAAGGCGACCGTGTTATCATCATCGGCGGTGGTAACGTAGCGATGGATGCGGCTCGTACATGCGTACGTTTAGGCTGTGAATCTGTTACTGTAGCATACCGTCGTAGCCAAGAACAAATGCCAGCATTGTTGTCTGAATACGAAGAAGCTCGTGCTGAAGGCGTCCAATTTCAATGGTTCGCTTCTCCAGTTGGCGTAGAAGGTAAAGACAAGGTAGAAGGCTTCAAATATGAAGTGATGGCTCTTAACGAAGATGGTGCAGGCATCCACGGTACTGGTAAGTTCCAAGTTATGCCTGTAGATAAAATCATCATCGCTGCTGGTCATAAACCAAATGCTCGTCTTATCGGCGAAGGTAATAACCTAAAAGTAGACGAAAAAGGCTACATCATTACATCTGAAGATCCATATGGTATGACTAACCGTGATGGCGTCTTTGCTGGTGGTGACGTTGTACATAAACCGGCTACTGTAGTATTGGCGATGCGCGAAGCAAAAAAAGCTGTGGATGGCATGGTTAAATACATGGAAATCAAAAAAGCTCAAGAAAGTGCTAACCAATAATCCTATAGCGGATAATGATATGGCAATTTTACTATTCAAGTGTATTCATAATGAATGGATAATGTATAGAAACTATACAAATCTAGATATTATCTATGCTGATTGGTATAACATAGTACATGTTTAGTACTAATTATCTCTATATATACAATAATTACACGAATTGTTGAAAACATTCAGAACATAATATGCATAGAAAAAAGCCTTACTAGAACTAATTGATACATTAGTTTTTAGTAAGGCTTTTGTGTTATTACTTTTCAACTGCTACTAGTCAGTCAACCTACGATATGGGTATAGTAAAGGCATAACCATGTGTTGAGTGTGAAAGTAGATAGAGGTTGCTATGAATCCTATTCTATGTT is part of the Veillonella sp. genome and encodes:
- a CDS encoding FAD-dependent oxidoreductase: MSNELKPLHFDADYTMEEALAEAKRCLNCPKPLCRMGCPIENEIPRFIQAIAHGNFGLANDILAERTNLPSICGRVCPRENQCEGNCIMNKAKKPPINIGKLERFAADFESINELRKPKKIKQDLGKVAVVGSGPAGLSVAGDIAKLGYKVTVFEGQSEPGGVLLFGIPEFRLSKSVVRREIARLEGLGVKFVCNTFIGQDKTLDELFAEGFDSIFIGTGTHIPQEVRMENDEVHGVFQAMYLLTNVQLVENGELDAEQIPVKKGDRVIIIGGGNVAMDAARTCVRLGCESVTVAYRRSQEQMPALLSEYEEARAEGVQFQWFASPVGVEGKDKVEGFKYEVMALNEDGAGIHGTGKFQVMPVDKIIIAAGHKPNARLIGEGNNLKVDEKGYIITSEDPYGMTNRDGVFAGGDVVHKPATVVLAMREAKKAVDGMVKYMEIKKAQESANQ